In Streptomyces qaidamensis, one DNA window encodes the following:
- a CDS encoding SAM-dependent methyltransferase, translating into MSDGHTPSGGSARLNTGVAHNARVWNYWIGGKDNYEVDQHVGEHVAGMFPIIRDIARADRDFLGRAVSFLAGERGVRQFLDIGTGLPTADNTHEIAQRLAPDSRIVYVDNDPIVLVHARTLLTGTHDGVTAYIDADVHDPDAIVERAGHTLDFTQPVAVMMLGILNFVLDVEKARDIVRRVMAAVPSGSFLVLTHPTFDDELGGAGQIPAMKFWNENATPPITARSGADIAAFFEGLEVLEPGMVSCGQWRAGPGSAVLVPQYGAVAVKP; encoded by the coding sequence GTGAGTGATGGCCACACCCCTTCGGGAGGGTCGGCGAGACTGAACACCGGTGTGGCGCACAACGCGCGCGTGTGGAACTACTGGATCGGCGGCAAGGACAACTACGAGGTCGACCAGCACGTCGGCGAGCACGTCGCCGGCATGTTCCCGATCATCCGGGACATCGCCCGGGCGGACCGCGACTTCCTCGGCCGGGCCGTGTCGTTCCTCGCCGGTGAGCGCGGGGTACGGCAGTTCCTCGACATCGGCACGGGACTGCCGACGGCGGACAACACCCACGAGATCGCCCAGCGGCTCGCGCCCGACTCCCGCATCGTCTACGTCGACAACGACCCCATCGTGCTGGTGCACGCCCGCACCCTGCTCACCGGCACCCACGACGGCGTCACCGCCTACATCGACGCCGATGTGCACGACCCGGACGCCATCGTCGAACGGGCGGGGCACACCCTCGACTTCACGCAGCCCGTCGCCGTGATGATGCTGGGCATCCTCAACTTCGTCCTCGACGTCGAGAAGGCCCGGGACATCGTGCGCCGGGTGATGGCCGCGGTGCCGTCCGGCAGCTTCCTCGTCCTCACCCACCCCACCTTCGACGACGAGCTCGGCGGCGCGGGCCAGATCCCGGCGATGAAGTTCTGGAACGAGAACGCCACTCCCCCGATCACCGCCCGCAGCGGCGCGGACATCGCCGCGTTCTTCGAGGGGCTCGAGGTGCTCGAACCGGGCATGGTGTCGTGCGGGCAGTGGCGCGCCGGGCCCGGATCGGCCGTGCTGGTGCCGCAGTACGGCGCGGTGGCCGTGAAACCCTGA
- a CDS encoding helix-turn-helix domain-containing protein yields the protein MSPAVVPPVGARIRQARLERGTSLRALAREVGVSPSLVSQIETGKSQPSVSTLYAITTALGISVESLFDIRESAVASSPGASPGTVPHALAALAADPGRRIGPLVGAGGREALELDSGVVWERLGRVPGAQADFLLVTYRPGGSSSGSGALMRHPGTEYGYLTSGELVLTLGFEEYTVRPGDSVCFESTTPHRYRNDGEVPAVGVWFVSGDVQ from the coding sequence GTGTCACCCGCCGTCGTGCCGCCTGTCGGCGCGCGCATCCGGCAGGCGCGCCTGGAGCGCGGTACGAGCCTGCGCGCGCTGGCCCGGGAGGTCGGCGTGTCGCCCAGTCTCGTGTCGCAGATCGAGACCGGCAAGAGCCAGCCCTCGGTCAGCACGCTGTACGCGATCACGACGGCCCTGGGCATCTCCGTCGAGTCCCTCTTCGACATCCGGGAGAGCGCCGTCGCGTCCTCGCCCGGTGCGTCACCGGGCACCGTGCCGCACGCTCTGGCCGCCCTGGCCGCCGATCCGGGGCGGCGGATCGGGCCGCTGGTCGGCGCGGGCGGGCGGGAGGCGCTGGAGCTGGACTCGGGGGTCGTGTGGGAGCGGCTCGGGCGGGTGCCGGGCGCGCAGGCCGACTTCCTGCTGGTGACGTACCGGCCCGGCGGCTCCTCCTCGGGCTCCGGCGCGCTGATGCGGCACCCGGGCACGGAGTACGGCTATCTCACCTCCGGGGAGCTGGTCCTCACCCTCGGATTCGAGGAGTACACGGTGCGGCCCGGCGATTCCGTCTGCTTCGAGTCGACGACACCCCACCGCTACCGCAACGATGGAGAGGTACCGGCGGTGGGCGTCTGGTTCGTGTCGGGCGATGTTCAGTGA
- a CDS encoding M24 family metallopeptidase, with protein MAIRTYGPNAVDWEERIDLDRLRGQRLARLHESLNRSGLGAVLCFDFANIRYMTATHIGTWAMDKLIRFALLVRDGEPVVWDFGSAARHHQLYNPWLDYSDGKGGPPTGARAGISTLRGAFHPDAGIAEDVAAKIAAELRDHGLAGEPLGVDVAEMPVLAALRAEGIDVVDGQQVFLEARRIKTGDEIALLTQACAMVDAAYEELYGYLRPGVRENECVGVVSKVLYDLGSEYVEGVNAISGERCSPHPHVYSDRLIRPGDPAFFDILHSHLGYRTCYYRTFAVGSASRAQRDAYVRCREYMDEAIALVRPGATTADIVRVWPRAEEFGFADETAAFALQYGHGVGLSIWEKPIFSRLVSLDHPEVLEEGMVFALETYWPAADGWSAARIEEELVVTADGCEVITKFPAEELLVAGRKYWTVGGELNTRREAQSHLNTGDRARADRGERSHAHPTDRRPTTQQDS; from the coding sequence ATGGCGATCCGCACATACGGCCCCAACGCCGTCGACTGGGAAGAGCGCATCGACCTGGACCGGCTGCGCGGGCAGCGGCTGGCCCGGCTGCACGAGTCCCTGAACCGCTCCGGCCTGGGCGCGGTGCTCTGCTTCGACTTCGCCAACATCCGCTACATGACGGCCACCCACATCGGCACCTGGGCGATGGACAAGCTGATCCGCTTCGCCCTGCTGGTGCGCGACGGCGAACCGGTCGTCTGGGACTTCGGCTCCGCCGCCCGCCACCACCAGCTGTACAACCCGTGGCTCGACTACAGCGACGGCAAGGGCGGCCCGCCCACCGGCGCCCGGGCCGGCATCTCCACGCTGCGCGGCGCCTTCCACCCGGACGCCGGGATCGCCGAGGACGTGGCCGCCAAGATCGCCGCCGAGCTGCGCGACCACGGGCTGGCGGGCGAACCCCTCGGCGTCGACGTCGCCGAGATGCCGGTCCTCGCCGCGCTGCGTGCCGAGGGCATCGACGTCGTCGACGGGCAGCAGGTCTTCCTGGAGGCCCGCCGCATCAAGACCGGCGACGAGATCGCCCTGCTCACCCAGGCCTGCGCCATGGTCGACGCGGCGTACGAGGAGCTGTACGGGTACCTGCGCCCGGGGGTGCGCGAGAACGAGTGCGTCGGCGTGGTCAGCAAGGTGCTCTACGACCTCGGCAGCGAGTACGTCGAAGGCGTCAACGCCATCTCGGGCGAACGCTGTTCACCGCATCCGCACGTCTACAGCGACCGGTTGATCCGCCCGGGCGACCCGGCGTTCTTCGACATCCTGCACAGCCACCTCGGCTACCGCACCTGCTACTACCGCACGTTCGCCGTGGGCAGCGCCTCGCGGGCGCAACGGGACGCGTACGTGCGCTGCCGGGAGTACATGGACGAGGCGATCGCGCTCGTCCGGCCCGGTGCGACCACCGCCGACATCGTCCGGGTGTGGCCGCGCGCCGAGGAGTTCGGCTTCGCCGACGAGACCGCCGCGTTCGCCCTCCAGTACGGCCACGGCGTGGGCCTGTCGATCTGGGAGAAGCCGATCTTCAGCCGGCTGGTCTCCCTCGACCACCCCGAAGTCCTCGAAGAGGGCATGGTGTTCGCCCTGGAGACGTACTGGCCGGCCGCCGACGGCTGGTCCGCCGCCCGGATCGAGGAGGAGCTGGTCGTCACCGCCGACGGCTGCGAGGTCATCACCAAGTTCCCCGCCGAGGAACTGCTGGTGGCCGGGCGCAAGTACTGGACGGTGGGCGGCGAGCTGAACACCCGGCGCGAGGCACAGTCCCACCTCAACACCGGGGACCGCGCGAGGGCGGACAGGGGGGAGCGCTCACACGCGCACCCCACGGACCGCCGGCCAACGACGCAGCAGGACAGCTGA
- a CDS encoding thiamine pyrophosphate-dependent dehydrogenase E1 component subunit alpha encodes MDATALLDRYERMNVIRRTEKAAHDLFLRGLVKGTTHLAAGQEAIAVGASAALRPDDYVFATYRGHHHALARGATPEECLAELMSRATGLCKAKGGSMHLTKAATGMLGSYAIVGSHLPMAVGAAWSARLRGTEQLAVAFFGDGATNIGAFHESLNLAAVWKLPVLFVCENNLYMEYTPIADVTAVPRPAADRAPAHGIPGEVVDGNDVEAVEEAVGRLARRARAGDGPAVLEAETYRHFGHSRADPAAYRPAEEVERWLKHDPLDLARGRLTELGVDEETVAGADERARDVVERAVEAAKAAPPPDPREALTDVWADGGAAWRT; translated from the coding sequence ATGGACGCCACCGCACTCCTCGACCGGTACGAGCGGATGAACGTCATCCGCCGGACGGAGAAGGCCGCCCACGACCTGTTCCTGCGGGGCCTGGTGAAGGGCACCACCCATCTGGCCGCCGGGCAGGAGGCCATCGCCGTGGGCGCGAGCGCCGCCCTGCGCCCGGACGACTATGTCTTCGCCACCTACCGGGGCCACCACCACGCCCTCGCCCGGGGCGCCACCCCCGAGGAGTGCCTAGCCGAGCTGATGAGCCGGGCGACGGGGCTGTGCAAGGCCAAGGGCGGCTCCATGCACCTGACCAAGGCGGCCACCGGCATGCTCGGCTCGTACGCCATCGTCGGCTCCCATCTCCCGATGGCGGTGGGCGCGGCCTGGTCGGCCCGGCTGCGCGGCACCGAACAGCTGGCGGTCGCCTTCTTCGGCGACGGCGCGACCAACATCGGCGCCTTCCACGAGTCGCTCAACCTCGCTGCCGTGTGGAAACTGCCGGTGCTCTTCGTGTGCGAGAACAACCTGTACATGGAGTACACGCCGATCGCCGACGTCACGGCCGTGCCCCGCCCCGCCGCCGACCGGGCCCCCGCCCACGGCATCCCGGGCGAGGTCGTCGACGGCAACGACGTCGAGGCGGTCGAGGAGGCGGTGGGGCGGCTCGCGCGGCGGGCCCGGGCCGGAGACGGGCCCGCCGTGCTGGAGGCCGAGACCTACCGGCACTTCGGGCACAGCCGCGCCGACCCGGCAGCCTACCGCCCGGCCGAGGAGGTCGAACGCTGGCTGAAGCACGACCCGTTGGACCTGGCGCGGGGGCGCCTGACCGAGCTGGGCGTGGACGAGGAGACGGTCGCCGGTGCCGACGAGCGGGCCCGGGACGTCGTGGAGCGGGCCGTGGAGGCGGCGAAGGCCGCGCCGCCGCCCGATCCGCGCGAGGCACTGACCGACGTGTGGGCGGACGGAGGTGCCGCATGGCGGACGTGA
- a CDS encoding alpha-ketoacid dehydrogenase subunit beta: MADVITYRDAVAEGIAREMRRDASVVCLGEDIAAAGGVFKTTTGLLEEFGADRVWDTPISEQAIVGAAMGAAMTGMRPVAEIMFSDFLACCWDYLANEIPKVRYMTGGQVTVPLVVRTANGGGLGFGAQHSQATENWALTVPGLKIAAPATPADVTGMLAAAIRSEDPVVFFEHKGLLATKGPPPPPGHVVELGRAAIVREGADVTLVALASTVPLALKAAGVLAGEGIEAEVVDLRCLVPLDAATVLASLGKTSRLVTVEENPYQGGWGATVVSVVADAGFALLDAPVRRVAGECVPLPFADTLEQQVIPTVDKVVTEVRRLAAY, from the coding sequence ATGGCGGACGTGATCACCTACCGGGACGCGGTCGCCGAGGGCATCGCCCGCGAGATGCGGCGGGACGCGTCGGTGGTGTGCCTCGGGGAGGACATCGCCGCGGCCGGCGGGGTGTTCAAGACGACCACGGGCCTGCTGGAGGAGTTCGGAGCCGACCGGGTGTGGGACACGCCCATCTCCGAACAGGCCATCGTGGGCGCGGCGATGGGCGCCGCCATGACAGGGATGCGGCCCGTCGCGGAGATCATGTTCTCCGACTTCCTGGCCTGCTGCTGGGACTACCTCGCCAACGAGATCCCCAAGGTCCGCTACATGACCGGCGGCCAGGTGACCGTGCCCCTCGTCGTACGCACCGCCAACGGCGGCGGCCTCGGCTTCGGCGCCCAGCACTCCCAGGCCACCGAGAACTGGGCCCTGACCGTCCCCGGGCTGAAGATCGCGGCGCCGGCGACACCGGCCGACGTCACCGGCATGCTGGCGGCGGCGATCCGCAGCGAGGACCCGGTGGTCTTCTTCGAGCACAAGGGGCTGCTCGCGACCAAGGGGCCGCCGCCCCCGCCCGGTCACGTCGTCGAGCTCGGCCGGGCCGCGATCGTCCGCGAGGGCGCCGACGTCACCCTCGTCGCGCTCGCCTCGACGGTCCCCCTGGCCCTGAAGGCCGCCGGCGTCCTGGCCGGGGAGGGCATCGAGGCCGAAGTGGTCGACCTGCGCTGCCTGGTCCCGCTGGACGCCGCGACCGTCCTCGCATCGCTGGGCAAGACCTCGCGGCTCGTCACCGTCGAGGAGAACCCGTACCAGGGCGGCTGGGGCGCCACCGTCGTCTCGGTCGTCGCCGACGCGGGATTCGCCCTGCTGGACGCGCCCGTGCGGCGGGTGGCGGGGGAGTGCGTCCCGCTGCCGTTCGCCGACACGCTGGAGCAGCAGGTCATCCCCACCGTCGACAAGGTCGTCACGGAGGTCCGCAGGCTCGCCGCGTACTGA
- a CDS encoding amidohydrolase family protein encodes MTTRTLLRSGHVISMDPDIGDLPQGDVLVEDGRIAAVEPEISADAEVLDMAGHIVIPGFVDTHRHTWEAPIRGVAPDATLDDYFVDILDTFAPLYTPEDVYAGNLAGALECINAGITTLVDWSHINNTPEHPDAAIQGLAESGIRARYAYGSANTSLADYWFESRIAIPADDVRRIRAAHFASDDGLLTMGLATRGPGFCVDEVVTAEWAMARELGLPITVHVAMGRLAGRFGMVKQLHGLGLLGPDTTYVHSCYLSEEEWRMVADSGGTVSVAPQVELQMGHGWPPVMQAIEHGLRPSLSIDVVTTVPGDMFTQIRAAFGAERARVNADCWQANMPVPDTMLTARQMLEIATVNGAHVAGLEDRTGSLTPGKRADIVGIDATAPNVAPVHDATAAVTLCADVSNVDTVLVDGVIHKRDGRLLGDTARALRLVGESRDRLLAAKEAKAAKAPA; translated from the coding sequence ATGACCACCAGGACACTGCTGCGCTCCGGTCACGTGATCTCGATGGACCCGGACATCGGGGACCTGCCCCAGGGGGACGTCCTCGTCGAGGACGGCAGGATCGCGGCCGTCGAACCCGAGATCAGCGCCGACGCCGAGGTCCTCGACATGGCCGGCCACATCGTGATCCCCGGCTTCGTCGACACCCACCGCCACACCTGGGAGGCCCCCATCCGGGGCGTCGCCCCCGACGCCACCCTCGACGACTACTTCGTCGACATCCTCGACACCTTCGCACCGCTGTACACCCCCGAGGACGTGTACGCGGGCAACCTCGCGGGCGCCCTGGAGTGCATCAACGCCGGCATCACCACGCTCGTCGACTGGTCGCACATCAACAACACCCCCGAGCACCCCGACGCGGCGATCCAGGGCCTGGCGGAGTCCGGCATCCGGGCGCGGTACGCGTACGGCAGCGCCAACACCTCCCTCGCGGATTACTGGTTCGAGAGCAGGATCGCGATCCCGGCGGACGACGTACGGCGGATCCGGGCGGCGCACTTCGCGTCCGACGACGGCCTGCTCACCATGGGCCTGGCCACCCGCGGACCCGGCTTCTGCGTCGACGAGGTCGTCACCGCCGAATGGGCCATGGCGCGCGAGCTGGGCCTGCCCATCACCGTGCACGTGGCCATGGGGCGCCTCGCCGGCCGCTTCGGCATGGTCAAACAGCTTCACGGCCTGGGACTGCTCGGCCCGGACACCACCTACGTCCACAGCTGCTACCTCAGCGAGGAGGAGTGGCGGATGGTCGCCGACAGCGGCGGCACGGTGTCGGTCGCGCCGCAGGTGGAGCTCCAGATGGGGCACGGCTGGCCGCCCGTGATGCAGGCCATCGAGCACGGCCTGCGGCCGTCGCTGAGCATCGACGTCGTCACCACCGTGCCCGGCGACATGTTCACCCAGATCCGTGCGGCCTTCGGCGCCGAGCGCGCACGCGTCAACGCCGACTGCTGGCAGGCCAACATGCCGGTCCCCGACACCATGCTGACGGCACGTCAGATGCTGGAGATCGCCACCGTGAACGGCGCGCACGTCGCCGGTCTGGAGGACCGCACCGGCTCCCTGACCCCGGGCAAGCGCGCCGACATCGTGGGGATCGACGCCACCGCCCCGAACGTCGCCCCCGTGCACGACGCGACGGCCGCGGTGACGCTGTGCGCCGACGTCTCGAACGTGGACACGGTCCTCGTCGACGGCGTGATCCACAAGCGTGACGGCCGGCTCCTCGGCGACACCGCCCGTGCACTGCGGCTCGTCGGCGAATCCCGGGACCGGCTCCTCGCCGCGAAGGAGGCCAAGGCGGCGAAGGCGCCGGCATGA
- a CDS encoding cupin domain-containing protein has product MTNHLVRHAADLPEPPRDGHGHRRRALVGEDDGSVHTGFGLCELRFGGRVPAHVHSYEETFFVLDGAVILDLPDGSYLLETGDYGLLPTGVPHAWRGAGGTGGRWADMLAPVPRARYGHDTQAVPDLPAREPARVDVRDPRTRLFGHFEPGQMDPGKQSQDLLAVTASMRTALLVYSGITVKMMIDGDLGAVASTMFMVQYASDGVIGTHDHPFEETYLILEGVAEATLDGERYRLEPGDLAWAGAGCVHGFVNAGQGTLRWLETQAPQPPSRHSYRFTRDWDYLRAALEEKS; this is encoded by the coding sequence ATGACGAATCACCTGGTGCGTCACGCCGCCGACCTGCCCGAGCCGCCCCGCGACGGCCACGGTCACCGGCGCCGGGCGCTGGTCGGCGAGGACGACGGCAGCGTCCACACCGGCTTCGGCCTGTGCGAACTGCGGTTCGGCGGGCGGGTGCCCGCCCATGTGCACTCCTACGAGGAGACCTTCTTCGTCCTCGACGGAGCCGTGATCCTCGACCTGCCGGACGGCTCGTACCTGCTGGAGACGGGCGACTACGGCCTGCTGCCGACCGGTGTCCCGCACGCCTGGCGTGGGGCCGGGGGTACCGGCGGCCGCTGGGCCGACATGCTGGCCCCGGTGCCGCGCGCCCGCTACGGGCACGACACCCAGGCCGTGCCGGACCTGCCCGCGCGCGAGCCGGCCCGGGTCGACGTCCGGGACCCGCGCACCCGCCTCTTCGGCCACTTCGAGCCCGGCCAGATGGATCCCGGCAAGCAGTCCCAGGATCTGCTGGCCGTCACGGCGAGCATGCGGACGGCGCTGCTGGTCTACAGCGGGATCACGGTGAAGATGATGATCGACGGCGATCTGGGCGCGGTCGCCTCGACGATGTTCATGGTGCAGTACGCGTCCGACGGGGTCATCGGAACCCACGACCATCCCTTCGAGGAGACCTATCTGATCCTGGAGGGCGTGGCCGAGGCCACCCTGGACGGCGAGCGGTACCGGCTGGAGCCCGGCGATCTGGCCTGGGCGGGCGCCGGATGCGTGCACGGATTCGTCAACGCGGGGCAGGGGACACTGCGCTGGCTGGAGACACAGGCGCCGCAACCGCCGTCACGGCACTCGTACCGGTTCACGCGGGACTGGGACTACCTGCGCGCGGCACTGGAGGAGAAGTCATGA
- a CDS encoding SDR family oxidoreductase yields the protein MSSVLVVGGTSGIGLEFARARAGQGDDVVLTGRDTRRAEAIAKEVGARGLALDLARPLEIAAALAGLGRVDHLVIAGVTRDDNKVTEYDIDAALRLVTLKLVGYTEVVHTLRSRLHDDSSIVLFGGQAKERPYPGATTVATVNAGVRGLMNSLAVELAPVRVNTVHPGIVGDSPYWQAKPEKVLATLRTETPTGRLAAMADVVDAVDFLLRNRSVNAVELTVDGGWLLG from the coding sequence ATGAGCAGTGTGCTCGTCGTCGGCGGCACGTCCGGGATCGGGCTGGAGTTCGCCCGGGCGCGGGCCGGGCAAGGAGACGACGTCGTCCTCACCGGCCGCGACACCCGGCGGGCCGAAGCGATCGCGAAGGAGGTCGGCGCCCGCGGACTCGCCCTCGACCTGGCCCGGCCGCTGGAGATCGCGGCGGCCCTGGCCGGCCTGGGGCGCGTCGACCATCTGGTGATCGCGGGCGTCACCCGGGACGACAACAAGGTGACCGAGTACGACATCGACGCCGCCCTGCGCCTGGTCACCCTGAAGCTGGTCGGCTACACGGAGGTGGTGCACACGCTGCGGAGCCGGCTGCACGACGACAGCTCCATCGTGCTGTTCGGCGGCCAGGCCAAGGAACGCCCCTACCCGGGCGCGACGACGGTGGCGACGGTCAACGCGGGGGTGCGGGGCCTGATGAACTCCCTGGCCGTTGAACTCGCTCCGGTCCGGGTCAACACCGTGCACCCCGGGATCGTGGGCGACAGCCCGTACTGGCAGGCCAAACCGGAGAAGGTGCTCGCCACGCTGCGCACCGAGACCCCGACGGGACGGCTCGCCGCCATGGCGGACGTGGTCGACGCGGTGGACTTCCTGCTGCGCAACCGGTCGGTCAACGCCGTCGAACTGACGGTGGACGGAGGCTGGTTGCTCGGGTGA
- a CDS encoding DUF3140 domain-containing protein: MTDALELDALWEDFHRVVNMTSQELAAWLRVRDADEATEPLPDQAGSATGQHVLAILQKRRTDLTEDDLRVMRKVVDTVTGQVDLENEPEPEVTAEDTRRRRRLMTVGHDPLKG; encoded by the coding sequence ATGACCGACGCCCTCGAACTCGACGCGCTGTGGGAGGACTTCCACCGCGTGGTGAACATGACCTCGCAGGAGCTCGCGGCCTGGCTGCGGGTCCGCGACGCCGACGAGGCCACCGAGCCGCTGCCGGACCAGGCCGGCTCGGCCACCGGGCAGCACGTCCTGGCGATCCTCCAGAAGCGGCGCACCGACCTGACCGAGGACGACCTGCGCGTGATGCGGAAGGTCGTGGACACGGTCACCGGCCAGGTGGACCTGGAGAACGAGCCCGAGCCGGAGGTGACGGCCGAGGACACCCGGCGCCGGCGCCGGCTGATGACGGTCGGGCACGACCCGCTGAAGGGGTAG
- a CDS encoding Dps family protein, which yields MTAVRSTLPDDARKVSCEALQDTLVDLLGLSLVGKQAHWNVVGPRFRSIHLQLDEVVTAARDFADTVAERSAALGVPPDGRPETIAKAFTLPAPKEGWVRDSDAVQVMVEALQDAVGRLRERIDATEKADPVTQDLLISVTAELEKQRWMFDAENFPR from the coding sequence ATGACGGCTGTGAGGAGCACACTGCCCGACGACGCCCGCAAGGTCTCCTGCGAGGCACTCCAGGACACCCTGGTGGATCTGCTCGGGCTCTCGCTGGTCGGGAAGCAGGCGCACTGGAACGTCGTCGGCCCCCGTTTCCGGTCCATCCACCTCCAGCTCGACGAGGTGGTCACGGCGGCACGGGACTTCGCCGACACCGTCGCGGAGCGGTCCGCGGCGCTGGGCGTCCCGCCGGACGGCCGGCCGGAGACCATCGCCAAGGCCTTCACGTTGCCCGCCCCGAAGGAGGGCTGGGTGCGCGACTCGGACGCCGTGCAGGTGATGGTGGAAGCGCTGCAGGACGCGGTCGGCCGGCTGCGCGAGCGCATCGACGCGACCGAGAAGGCGGACCCGGTCACCCAGGACCTGCTGATCAGCGTCACCGCGGAACTGGAGAAGCAGCGCTGGATGTTCGACGCCGAGAACTTCCCCCGCTGA
- a CDS encoding WhiB family transcriptional regulator encodes MRLHQGAQGTRAFMEWLRSAACVDEDPELFFPVGTAGPALRDVSAAKRVCARCSVTDQCLGFALSSGQASGVWGGTGEEERDALLRTTRNDARRRSAL; translated from the coding sequence ATGCGTTTGCACCAGGGCGCCCAGGGCACCCGCGCGTTCATGGAGTGGTTGCGGAGCGCCGCCTGCGTGGACGAGGACCCCGAGCTGTTCTTTCCGGTGGGCACCGCCGGACCCGCCCTGCGCGACGTGAGCGCCGCGAAGCGGGTGTGCGCCCGCTGCTCGGTGACCGACCAGTGTCTGGGTTTCGCGCTGAGCAGCGGTCAGGCCTCGGGCGTGTGGGGCGGCACCGGCGAGGAGGAACGCGACGCACTGCTCCGGACGACCAGGAACGACGCGAGAAGGAGAAGTGCCCTATGA
- a CDS encoding thiolase family protein has product MRPVHFAAARRTPIGKLRGSLSSVRPDDLAATVVRALVTGVPALDPARIDDIYWGAANQAGEDNRNVARMAALLAGLPDSVPGATVNRLCASGLEAVTTAARTIAAGEADIVIAGGSESMSRAPFVLPRPDDALPHRMETADTRLGWRLVNSAMRDLHGLLAMGETAEEVAARYGIPRERQDDFALRSHQRAALARDYGHFDDELLPVERPDGVVVDTDECVREDTSVEKLARLKPVFRDGGTVTAGNASPMNDGAAGLLLVSEEALNELGLESLGRYVAGGSAGVHPDVMGIGPVPATRKVLTRAGWSVGDLEEAEFNEAFAAQALACVDQLGIDPDLVNPSGGAIALGHPLGCSGARILTTLLHRMRRTGAGRGLATMCVGVGQGSAVLVERP; this is encoded by the coding sequence GTGCGTCCCGTCCACTTCGCGGCCGCCCGCCGCACCCCCATCGGCAAGCTGCGGGGATCCCTCTCCTCGGTACGTCCCGACGATCTCGCGGCGACCGTCGTCCGCGCCCTGGTCACCGGCGTGCCCGCCCTGGACCCCGCCCGGATCGATGACATCTACTGGGGCGCCGCCAACCAGGCCGGCGAGGACAACCGCAACGTCGCCCGCATGGCCGCGCTGCTCGCCGGCCTCCCCGACTCCGTGCCCGGCGCCACCGTCAACCGCCTCTGCGCCTCGGGCCTGGAGGCCGTGACCACGGCCGCCCGCACCATCGCCGCCGGTGAGGCGGACATCGTGATCGCGGGCGGCTCGGAGTCGATGAGCCGCGCCCCCTTCGTCCTGCCCCGCCCTGACGACGCCCTGCCGCACCGCATGGAGACCGCCGACACCCGCCTCGGCTGGCGACTGGTCAACTCGGCGATGCGCGATCTGCACGGCCTGCTGGCCATGGGCGAGACCGCCGAGGAGGTCGCCGCGCGGTACGGAATCCCGCGCGAACGCCAGGACGACTTCGCCCTGCGCAGTCACCAGCGCGCCGCCCTGGCCCGCGACTACGGCCACTTCGACGACGAACTCCTCCCCGTGGAGCGCCCCGACGGCGTGGTCGTCGACACCGACGAGTGCGTCCGCGAGGACACCTCGGTCGAGAAGCTGGCCCGGCTGAAGCCGGTCTTCCGGGACGGCGGCACGGTCACCGCGGGCAACGCCTCACCGATGAACGACGGCGCAGCGGGCCTCCTCCTCGTCAGCGAGGAGGCCCTGAACGAACTGGGTCTGGAGTCCCTGGGCCGCTATGTCGCGGGCGGCTCCGCCGGTGTCCACCCCGACGTCATGGGCATCGGCCCCGTCCCCGCCACCCGCAAGGTGCTGACCCGCGCCGGGTGGAGCGTCGGCGACCTGGAGGAGGCCGAGTTCAACGAGGCCTTCGCCGCCCAGGCCCTGGCCTGCGTGGACCAGCTCGGCATCGACCCCGACCTGGTCAACCCCAGCGGCGGCGCCATCGCGCTGGGCCACCCCCTCGGCTGCTCCGGCGCCCGCATCCTGACGACGCTGCTCCACCGGATGCGGCGTACGGGGGCGGGGCGCGGGCTCGCCACGATGTGCGTCGGGGTCGGGCAGGGGAGCGCGGTCCTGGTCGAGCGGCCCTGA